In Nostocoides sp. HKS02, the DNA window CAGGCATGAGCGCAGTTGCGGACAGGACATCACAGCCGGTCGAGAACAAGCCGGCCAAGAAGAGCAAGGGACTCAACGCGGGCCAAGGACGTCGCGGGCTGCTGCTGGTCACGCCGACGATCATCTTCCTCGCCGTGATCATCATCTATCCCCTACTGAAAGCCATCCAGCTGTCCTTCCAGAAGGACGCCGGCCTGGACCCGGCCACCGGGTTGTTCGTCGAGGGCGGGAGCGCCGGAGTATCGAACTACACCCACTGGCTCCTGCAACGGTGTGGAAATGTCAGCTGCCCGCCCGGCACCATCGGCGCCCAGTTCTACGACGCCCTGCGGGTGACCCTCTTCTTCACCGTCGTCAGCGTGGTCATCGAGGTCCTGCTCGGCATCTGGTTCGCCATGATCATGAACCGCGACTTCAAGGGCCGCGGCCTCGTCCGGGCCGCCATCCTCGTGCCCTGGGCGATCCCCACGGCCGTGACGGCGAAGCTCTTCTATTTCATGTTCGCCTACGACGGCATCATCAACCACCTCATCGGCATCTTCGGGATCAGTCCGCAGCTGTGGACCAGTGACCCGTGGGCCGCGAAGTTCGCCATCATCATCGCGGACGTCTGGAAGACGACGCCGTTCATGGCGCTGCTCATCCTCGCCGGCCTCCAGCTCATCCCCGGTGACGTCTACGAGGCAGCCCAGATCGACGGTGCCTCCAAGTGGCAGACCTTCACGAAGATCACGCTCCCGTTGGTCAAGACACCGCTCATGGTGGCCGTGCTCTTCCGCACCCTCGACGTGCTCCGCATCTACGACCTCCCGGCGATTCTCACCGGAGGCGCGGGCGGGACGACGTCGCTGTCCATGCTGGTGATCAAGCAGAAGAACGAAGGCTTCCACGGCGCGTCCGCACTGTCGACGATCGTCTTCCTGCTCATCGCCTTCGCCGCCTTCCTCTTCATCCAGTTCGGCGGCGCCGACGTGATCAAGCGACCGCCCAAGAGCGAGAAGGCCGCCCCCACCGCACCCGTCAACCCGGTCGCCGCGAACGCCACCACCCCGGGAGCCTGAGATGACCACCACTACCACCACCACGACCGCCCCTCCTGCCAGTGGCCGGACCGAGGCGCAGGAAATCCACTTCAAGAGCAACCGGAACGCCAAGATCCGGATGTACATCGGCTTGGCCGTGCTCGTGATCTGGGGCCTCTCGCCGTTCTACTGGATGGTCGTCACGGCCTTCCGCGACGTCGGCTACACATTCGACAACTCGGCGTGGCCCACCCACGTGACGCTCGACAACTTCCGGACCGCGTTCTCGACCGACCGAGGCAACCACTTCGGCGCCGCCCTCGTGCACTCGCTGATCATCGGCATCGCCGTCACCGTCGTCGCCATGCTCGTGGGCGTCTTCGCGTCCTACGCGCTGGCCCGGCTGGACTTCCCGGCCAAGTACGCCGTGCTCGGAGTGATCCTGGGCGCCTCGATGTTCCCGGGCGTCGCGCTGGTCTCGCCGCTGTTCCAGATGTTCACCGACTTCGGGTGGATGAGTGGCGCGAACTACCAGGCGCTGATCATCCCGGACATCTCGTTCGCTCTCCCGCTGACGATCTACACGCTCACGGCCTTCCTGGCCGAGATGCCGTGGGAGCTCGAGGAGTCGGCGCGGATCGACGGCTGCACGCCGGGCCAGGCGTTCCGCAAGATCATGCTGCCACTGGCTGCTCCCGGCCTGTTCACGACCGCGATCCTCGCGTTCATCGCCAGCTGGAACGAGTACCTTCTGGCCCAGCAGTTCTCCACGCCGCAGACCCAGACGGTCACCGTCGCGATCGCCCAGTTCACGGGTGCCCAGCCGCACCAGGAGCCCTACACCGCCGTCATGGCGGCCGGAACGATCGTCACCGTGCCGCTGATCATCATGGTGCTGGTCTTCCAGCGCGCGATCGTCTCGGGCCTCACTGCGGGGGGTGTCAAGGGCTAGGCCAGCCGGCCAACCCTGACTCCTATGGGACTTTTCAACCCTGGGAGCGGCACCGGCGGTCCGCGGGCCAAGGCCCAACGACTGGAGGTGCTGCTCGGCCTCATCGGGTTCTTCGCGTTCATGGCCGTCATCCAAACGGTCGTGCTGGAGGTCCGCGGGGAGTCGGCGGGTGGATCCGCCGTGCTCCTCGCGGTGCTCCTGGCGTTGCTCTGGTTGATCTTGCGAGCGCGGCGCAACACCGGCACCTAGACGGGCCCCCCATGCCGGCCACAAAGAGGTGGACATGAGCACCATCAGTGATGTTGCGAGAGTGGCGGGGGTCTCCGTCGCGACCGTCTCGCGCGCCTTGCGTGGCGTCGACCGGGTCAGTCCTCGGACCCGTGACCGCGTTCTGGAGGTCGCGGCGGAGCTGCACTACGTCGCCTCCCCCGCCGCGACCAGCCTGGTCTCCGGGCGCACGCGTGGAGTGGCGGTCGTGGTGCCGTACTTCAACCGGTGGTTCTTCGCGACCGTCGTTAGCGGCATCGAGAAGGCCCTGCGCGAGGACGGCCACCATGTCCTGCTGGTCGACCTCGAGGGCCACACCTTCGACACCCGGCTGCGCATCACCCAGAACATGCTCTGGAAGCGCGCCGATGGCGTCATCATCCTCAACATTCCTCCCGAGGCGGGCGAGCGGGCCATCCTGGACCGGCTCGGCATACCCGTGGTCACGGTGGGGAACCGCCAACCGGGGTGGCCCTCGGTCCGCATCGACGACCGGCAGGCGATGGCGCTCGCGACGCGCCACGTGATCGAGCTGGGCCACACCCGCATCGGGTATGCCGGCACGGTGCCGGCGTCCGTGACGCACCTGCAGACACCGCTGGACCGCCGCGAGGCGTTTGGGCAGGTCTTGCGGCAGTACGACCTGCACTGTCCCCCGGAGTGGATCCTCGAGTGCGACTGGACCGCGCACGACGCAGCGCTCCTCTCGCGGCCCATGCTGGCCGCAGCCGAGCGGCCCACGGCCGTGGTCGCCGCCTCCGACGAGATCGCGTTCGGGGTGCTCAGCGCGGCGCGCCACCTCGGTCTCGAGGTGCCTCGAGACCTCTCCGTCATCGGCATCGACGACCACATCCACTCCGAGACCTTCGACCTCACCACCGTGCGCCAGGACGTCGAGCTGCAGGGTCGACGGGCTGGCGCCCTCATGCTCGACACGCTCCACGGCCGGAGCGCGAGCAAGGACCACGACGAGCTCCACCCGGTCGAGCTCGTCGTGCGCGGCTCGACCGCCGCGCCATCCCGCACCACCGCGGCCAAGCCGACCCGCACACCCGCCCCTGCGATCTAGGGTTGCACCCGAGCACCCCCAGCCCGACGACCTCAGGAGTGACCGTGGCCGAGGCGCATTCGCCTGCCCAGCACCAAGCGGACAGCCATGACCTGATCCGGGTGCACGGCGCCCGTGTCAACAACCTCAAGGACATCAGCCTCGAGATCCCCAAGCGTCGGCTGACGGTCTTCACGGGCGTCTCCGGGTCGGGCAAGAGCTCGCTCGTGTTCAGCACCATCGCCGCGGAGTCGCAGCGGATGATCAACGAGACCTACAGCGCTTTCGTGCAGGGCTTCATGCCGACGCTCGCGCGCCCGGATGTGGACGTGCTCGAAGGGCTGACCACCGCGATCATCGTCGACCAGCAGCGGTTGGGCAGCGACCCGCGGTCCACGGTCGGCACCGCGACCGACGCCAACGCGATGCTGCGCATCCTGTTCAGCCGGCTCGGGCAGCCGCACATCGGCTCCGCCCAGGCGTTCTCGTTCAACGTCGCGTCGATCAGCGGGTCGGGCGCAGTCAGCATGGAGCGCGCCGGACGGACCACGAAGGAGCGTCGCAGCTTCAGCATCACCGGCGGGATGTGTTCGCGCTGCGAGGGCCGCGGCTCGGTCACCGACTTCGACCTGTCGGCGCTCTACGACGACAGCCTGTCGCTGCGCGAGGGAGCGCTGACCATCCCCGGGTACAGCATGGACGGCTGGTTCGGCCGCATCTTCAGCGGCTCCGGCTTCTTCGACATGGACAAGCCGATCCGCAAGTACACCAAGAAGGAGCTGCACGACCTGCTCTACCGCGAGCCGACCAAGATCAAGGTCGAGGGCATCAACCTCACCTACGAGGGCCTCATCCCGAAGATCCAGAAATCCATGCTGGCCAAGGACCGCGAGGCGATGCAGCCCCACATCCGAGCCTTCGTGGAGCGGGCGATCACCTTCACAACCTGCCCCGACTGCGACGGGACCCGGCTCAACGACGGCGCTCGATCCTCCAAGATCAAGGGGCTCAACATCGCCGATCTGTGCGCCATGCAGATCAGCGACCTCGCCGGATGGGTCCGCGACCTGGACGAGCCCACGGTGGCGCCCTTGGTGACCGGGCTGCGACACCTCCTCGACTCGTTCGCCGAGATCGGACTCGGATACCTCTCGCTCGACCGGTCGTCGGGAACGCTCTCCGGCGGAGAGGCCCAGCGCACCAAGATGATCCGTCACCTCGGGTCCTCGCTGACGGACGTCACGTACGTCTTCGACGAGCCGACGATCGGGCTGCACCCGCACGACATCGAGCGCATGAACGTGCTGCTGCTCCAGCTGCGCGACAAGGGCAACACCGTGCTAGTCGTCGAGCACAAGCCCGAGGCGATCGCGATCGCCGAGCACGTCGTCGACCTCGGTCCCGGGGCCGGTAGCGCGGGCGGCGAGGTGATGTTCGAGGGCACCGTCGCGGGCCTGCGCGCCAGTGGCACGGTCACGGGTCGACACCTCGACGACCGTGCCGCCCTGAAGCCAGCCACGCGCACGCCCACGGGCGTGCTCGAGGTACGCGGCGCCAGCACGCACAACCTGCGCGAGGTCGATGTCGACCTGCCACTTGGGGTCCTGGTCGTGGTGACCGGGGTGGCCGGCTCGGGCAAGAGCTCGCTGATCCACGGCTCGGTGTCGGGCCGCGACGGCGTGGTCTCGGTCGACCAGGCCGGGATCAAGGGCTCACGACGCAGTAACCCGGCGACGTACACCGGACTGCTCGACCCGATCCGCAAGGCCTTCGCGAAGGCCAACGGCGTGAAGCCCGCGTTGTTCAGCGCGAACTCCGAAGGTGCTTGCCCTGCCTGCAACGGTGCGGGCGTCATCTACACGGACCTGGCCATGATGGCCGGCGTCGCCACGGTCTGCGAGGAGTGCGACGGCAAGCGGTTCCTGGCCGAGGTGCTCGAGTACACCTTCGGCGGCAAGGACATCAGCGAGGTGCTCGCCATGTCGGTGGATGAGGCGCGCGAGTTCTTCGGCGCCGGTGAGGCGAGGACGCCGGCCGCGCACACCCTCCTCACCCACCTGGCCGATGTTGGCCTCGGCTACCTGCGCCTCGGCCAGCCCCTCACCACCCTCTCCGGCGGTGAGCGCCAGCGGCTCAAGCTGGCCACCCACCTGGGCGAGACCGGCGGCGTCTACGTCCTCGACGAGCCGACCACGGGCCTGCACCTCGCCGATGTCGAGCAGCTGCTCGGCCTGCTCGACCGGCTCGTCGACTCCGGCAAGTCCGTCATCGTCATTGAGCACCACCAGGCCGTCATGGCGCACGCCGACTGGATCATCGACCTCGGCCCGGGGGCCGGACACGACGGTGGCCGAGTCGTCTTCGAGGGCACCCCGGCCGAGCTCGTCGCCGACCGGAGCACCCTCACCGGGCAGCACCTCGCGGCATACGTCAAAGGCTGAGGCCAGCGCGGCTGAGGGCTGAGCACCGAACGCCGGCGAGTCAGGCGCCTCAGGCGTCGATGCGCTCGCGGTCGAGCTCGGCGGCCGACTCGACGATGAAGTCCTTGCGGGGCCCCACGTCGTTGCCCATGAGCAGCTCGAACACCCGCTCGGCCATCTCGGCGTCGCGCAGCGTCACCCGGCGCAGGGTGCGCAGGCGTGGGTCCATCGTCGTCTCGGCCAGCTGGTCGGCATCCATCTCACCGAGGCCCTTGTAGCGCTGCAGCGGCTGCTTGACGTTCTTGCCCCGCTTGTCGAGCGAGGCCAGGGTCGTGCGCATCTCCTTCTCGGAGTAGGTGTAGATCAGGTCGTTCTTCTTTGCGCCCGCATTGACGACCTCGATGCGGTGCAGCGGCGGGACCGCGGCATACACCCGGCCTGCCTCGACCAGGGGACGCATGTACCGGAAGAAGAGCGTGAGCAGGAGGGTGCGGATGTGCGCGCCGTCAACATCGGCGTCGGTCATGATGACGACCTTGCCGTAGCGGGCCGCGTCGAGGTCGAACGAGCGCCCGGAGCCCGCCCCGACCACCTGGATGATCGCGGCACACTCGGCATTCTTGAGCATGTCGGACACCGAGGCTTTCTGGACGTTGAGGATCTTGCCGCGGATCGGCAGCAGGGCCTGGAAGTCGCTCGAGCGCGCCAGCTTCGCGGTGCCCAGGGCACTGTCACCCTCGACGATGAACAGCTCGGACTTGGCGACGTCCGTCGAGCGACAGTCCGCGAGCTTGGCCGGCAGCGAGGAGGTCTCCAGGGCGTTCTTGCGACGCTGGGTCTCCTTGTGCAGCCGCGCGCTGATCCGCGACTTCATCTCGGAGACGACCTTCTCGAGCAGCAGCGCGGCCTGGGCCTTGTCGCCACGCTTCACGGAGTTCAGGCGCGCGGTGAGCTCCTGCTCGACCACCTTGGCGACGATGGCGCGGACCGCGTTGGTGCCGAGGACCTCCTTGGTCTGGCCCTCGAACTGCGGCTCGGCCAGACGGACGGTCACGACGGCGGTCAGGCCGGCCATGACGTCGTCCTTCTCGGCCTTGTCGTTGCCCACCTTGAGGCGGCGGCTGTTGACCTCGAGCTGCTTGCGGAACACCTTGAGCAGAGCCTGCTCGAAGCCCGCCATGTGGGTGCCGCCCTTGGGGGTGGCGATGATGTTGACGAACGAGCTGACCCTCGCGTCGTACCCGGTGCCCCAGCGGACCGCGATGTCGACCTCGCACTCGCGCTCGACATCGGCCGGCGAGAGGTGGCCCGCGGAGTCGAGCACCGGCACCGTCTCGGTGAACGTGCCCGTGCCCTGCAGCCGCCAGACCTCGGTGACCGCGGCGTCGGGGGCGAGGAACTCGGCGAACTCGGAGATGCCCCCGTCGTGGACGAAGGTCTCTTCGTGGGGGCCGCTCTCGCCCGGGGTGCCCGGCAGGCCGCGCTCGTCGCGGATCACCAAGGTCAGGCCCGGCACGAGGAACGAGGTCTGGCGGGCGCGGGCGACGAGCTGCTCGTAGTCGAAGGTGGCGTCCTTGAGGAAGATCTGCCGGTCGGCCCAGTAGCGGATGCGCGTGCCGGTCACGCCCCGCTTCGTCGTGCCGATGACGGCCAGCTCGCTGGTGCGCTCGTAGGGCGTGAACTCGTGCTCGGGATCCTTCTCAGCGCTCGCGACGTCGGGGAAGTACCCCGGCTCGCCGCGGCGGAAGCTCATGGCGTACGTCTTGCCGCCGCGGTCGACCTCGACGTCGAGCCGCGAGGACAGGGCGTTGACAACGGACGCCCCCACCCCGTGCAGGCCGCCAGAAGCGGTGTAGGAGCCGCCGCCGAACTTGCCGCCCGCATGCAGCTTGGTGAAGACGACCTCGACCCCCGTCAGACCGGTGCGCGGCTCGATGTCGACCGGGATGCCGCGGGCGTTGTCACGCACCTCCACGGAGCCGTCGCGGTGCAGCACGATGTCGATCCGCTCGCCGTGACCGGCCAGGGCCTCGTCGACGGCGTTGTCGATGATCTCCCACAGGCAGTGCATGAGGCCACGTCCGTCGGTCGACCCGATGTACATGCCGGGCCGCTTGCGGACGGCCTCCAGCCCCTCGAGGACCTGCAGGTGGTGAGCGCTGTAGTCCGAGGACGACTTGGTCGTCGCGGCCTTCTTCGCGGTGGTGGCTTCAGCCACGGCCTTCCCTTCTGGTGATCTGCGGCGGCTGGAGACCCGTCCCCGGCCGGTCCCCGCAGGTTATCCCGACGCCGTGACAGGCCCTCGCAGGCACGCGGGACCCGGGCGCATGGGCGCCGGTGGCGGGGGCTCACAGGTGCGCCGCATACGCTGGGGTCGGTCTGTGGCCCATCCACCGGACGCCTGACCTCCGAATCACCCGATGCGACATGACATGACCCACATCCCGGGCCAATGCACGGCGGGAAGAACTGACCGTGCTTGACTGTTATCACCGGCGCCGGACCGGGATGCCAACCTCGGACCGGAGATGGACGTCTCATCAGAGACACGAGAACGAAGGAAGGCTGACGTGACCACTGCACTGGCACCCACTTTGACCGCGGCTGACCGCTGCGACCGCTGCGGCGCCCAGGCTTACGTTCGCGCCCGCCTGCACGCGGGGGGCGAACTGTTGTTCTGCGCCCACCACGGACGTGAACACCTGGCCAAGCTCCGCGAACACGCCGAGATCCAGGACGAGAGCGAGCGGTTGCACGAGACGCCCGCCGTCGCCCCCGTCGACGAACGCTGAGAGGCGCTGCTGGCGCCCTGACGCCCGTGGACGCATCCACCTGGGTCCCCGCTGTCCTGATCGTGATCGGGATGGTGGGGATCGTCGTTCCGGTGCTGCCCGGGCTGCTCCTCGTGCTGGCGGCGGTCCTGGTCTGGGCGCTCGACACCGGCACCACTGTGGCGTGGGTGGTGTTCGCCGTGGCTGCCGTGCTGTGGGTGGCCGGGTTCGCGCTGCGGTATGCCGTGCCCGAACGACGGTTGCGCGAGGCCGGCGTGCACCGCTCCACCCTGCTGCTGTCGATGCTGCTCGGGATCGTCGGGTTCTTCGTGATCCCCGTCGTCGGCGGCCCGGTGGGGTTCATCCTCGGGATCTACCTCGTCGAGCTGGCCCACTCACGCGACCGCGGCACGGCCTGGTCCTCGACCAAGAGCGCGCTGCGCGCGGTGTTCACGTCGATGGGGATCGAGCTGCTCGCCGGCCTGGCCATCGCCACGACCTGGGTCGTGGGAGTGCTGCTGAGCCGCTGAGCTGAGCTGTGTGGAGACTCGGCGTGGGTCGGTACTCGCTGTGTGGGGACTCGGTGCGGGTCAGTACTCGTCGCGCCGACGGTCCCAGCGCTCCTCGAGGCGGTGCATGAACGAGCCCGACTGCTTCGAGGTCTTGCGGGTGGTCGCGGCCGGCCGACGCACGGAGCCGTCGGGCTGGACCGTGCCGAGCGGGGTGCGTCGCCGGGGCGGGGTGAGTGCGAAGGCGACCGAGGCGACCATGACCGCGAAACCAGCAGCGCCGAGCCACATGGTCGTGTTGACCCCGACGAGCACCAGGGTGAGGCCAACGAGCACGCCGACGACCCCGACCGCGATGCGACGTCGTGCCGCCGCCTTGGCGCCCGCGCCCTGCATCTGCGACGCGAACTTGGGGTCCTCGGCATACAGCGCCTGCTCCATCTGTTCGAGCAACTGCTGTTCATGCTCTGAGAGCGGCACGATGACCTCCTGGCTTTCGGCGTGCACCTGGACCAACGCTCGAGCGCCCCGCCCAGTTGCATTGCCGTTGTTGCGTGCGTTGCGGCCGGTCAGCGCCTTGCGATGGCACCTTCAGGATATGTCGCCGGGCGGTGATGCACTAGCCGTTCGGGTCGGGTGTGGAGGGCTGTGACCTGCCGCGCCGGTCCTGCGGTGTCGCCCGCGCGCGATCGGTGTCACGGATGAGGCTGGCGGGACGCACGCTGCCGACGCCGAACCGCGCACTGGCCCGGTCGACGGCGCGATCGGCCTCGCGCCACCCGTGGTCGGGCTCGTCGAGCAACCCCTGGATCGGTGCTCCCTGCGCCTCGACGAGTCCCTCCATCCGGACGCCGACGAGCCGGATGCGGGCCTGGTGCAGGGCGAGGGCATCGAACAGCGCCTTGGCCGTGTCGTAGATCTCGCGGCTCACGTCCGTGGGGTCGCGCAGGGTCTTGCTCCTGGTGACGGTCGTGAAGTCGGCGAACCGCACCTTGATCGAGACGGTGCGTCCCACCATGGCCGCGGACCGCACCCGCGCAGCCGTGCGGTCGCTGAGCTTGAGCAGCTGGCGGTGGATGTATGCCGGGTCGTCGACGTCGACCTCGAACGTCTCGTCGGACCCGATGCTGCGCTCGCGACGCTGGGGCTCGACCGGTCGCGGGTCACGCCCCCAGGCGAGGTCGTACAGGTGCGGGCCGGCGCTGTCACCCAGGGCCTGCCGAAGGGTGTCGAGCGGGGTGTGGGCGATGTCGGCGACGGTGTGCAGGCCCAGGCGCACGAGGGTCTCCTCGGTGCGGTCCCCCACTCCCCACAGCGCGCCGACGGGTAGCTGCTGGACGAAGCCAAGGACCTCCTCACGCGGCACGACCACCATGCCATCCGGCTTGGCCAGACCGGAGGCGAGCTTGGCGACGAACTTGGTCGGGGCCACGCCGACCGAGCAGGTGATGCCCTGCTCCTCGTGGATGGTGTCGCGCAGGAGCTGGCCGATGCGGGCGGGGTTGCCGAGCCGGCGCGTGGACCCGGCCACGTCGAGGAAGGCCTCGTCCAGGGACAACGGCTCGACCACGGGCGTGATCGTCGCAAAGGTGGCCATCACGCCCGCCGAGATCTGGCTGTACAGGGCGTGGTCCGGCGCGATCACCGTGGCTTGGGGGCAGAGCCGTCGCGCGCGGGACATCGGCATCGCCGAGGCAACCCCGAACGCGCGGGCCTCGTAGGTGGCGGACAGCACCACCCCGCGGTTGCCCCCACCACCGATGATCACCGGGGTGCCGACCAGCTCGGGGCGGCGCAGGAGGGAGGCCGAGGCATAGAAGGCGTCCATGTCGACGTGCAGGATGGTGCAGCCCGTGTCGTCCGGTGGCTGCTGGGCGGTGCGCTGTGGGAGCGCGAACTGGCGCCGGCTCACGGCTCGCCTCAGCGCTTGGCGAGGATGTGCACCGCAGCCCCGAGCTGGCCGAGGAAGCCGAACTCGGGGTGTCGGCTGGCGGCGTGCTCGAGCTCGAGCAGGGCGGTGCGGTCGATCTCGGTGTCGAGCAGGGCCGACGGCACGAGGTCGCTGAACAACCGCACCCCGTGCACGTCGAGAACCCGGAGCCCGGCGGCCTCCACCATCGCGACCAGGGCTGGGGCGTCGAAGCGGCGTGGGAGGGGGTCGGCGCTCCCCCAACGGCCGTCGGCGCTGACCAGCGCCGTGTGGGCCTGGGCGAACTGGCCGGCGAGGACCCGAGCGAGCACGACGGCCAGGCGCTGGGCAGCCACCAGGCTGAGGTGGCCCCCCGGTGCGAGAACCGCGGCCAGCGCGCCCACGGTGGCGGCCGGGTCGTCGACGACCTCGAGGGTTCCGTGGCAGCAGACCAGGTCGAACGGCCGGTCGCCGGCGAGGTCGACGAGCGAGTCGGCGTCGCCTTGGACTGCGGTGACCGCGGCGCCGACCCCGCGCTCGGCGCTGCGGCGCGACAGTGAGGCAAGGGCATCGGGGCTGGGATCGACCACGGTGATCTCGTGCCCCAGCTCGGCCAGCGGGACGGCCAAGCCGCCGGTGCCGCCACCGAGGTCGAGCACCCGCAACGGGCGGCCGAGCTCGGACTGCTGTGTCTCGATGAGCTCACGGACTGCGACCCAGACCGCCGAGGTCCGCAGTGCGGTCTCGACGCCGCCGCGTCGGGCGCGCCACTGCTCTTCGGCCACGAGGTCTCCTCCGGGGTAGCGCTGCAGGGTGGGCGGGTCGACTGCCACCCTAACGGCCGGAGCCGACGGCGCTGGGCAGAGCGCACGGGATGGTCGGCACGAGGAGGTCGATCGGCCCGTGGTTGTTCGCGGGCACGCCGAGGCTGTGGCACACGAGGTCGAGGAACAGCTCGGCCTGGCGCAGGAGGTCGTCGGCCTCACGGGCGGTCACCTGGCCCTGCGGCCGGCGATCGGCGGTGACCACCTCGAAGAAGGTGGCCCACTCGGCGAGCTCTGGGGCCAACCGGGGCAACAGGGCCCACAGGCTGTGCGGCCCCGCCCGGTCGGAGTCGTCAGGACGGTCGGGTCCGTCTGGTCCGTCTGCGCCGTCGGACGCCCCGGGGCCGCGGAGGCGACGGGCGTCACGTCGGGCGGCGAGCATCGACGCCGCGGCTCGCAGCGCGGCCAGGCGGGCATGCTGGTGGCGGGTCGTCGTGTCGGTGCTCTGGCACGCCAGCAGCAGGGAATGGCGCGACCGGTCGAGCAGGTCCAGGGTGCTGGTCATCGCGGCGCCTCAGTCCGCGACCCGAAGGAGCTGCCACTGGTTGGCCTGGGCACCGGCCCCCGGCGAGCCAGGGAGTGTCGCAGCGAGGTCGTAGACCTGCGCGCCGCCGAGGCGGCCGGGGCTGGCCTCGACTCGCCAGACCCGGCGTTCACGGGCGCCTGCGACGACCTCGTGCCCCCCGCGCGCGTCGCGCCACCACGGCCGGTGCTCGTTCCACTGGTCGAGGATCGCTCGGACGACGTAGAGCCTGCCGCGCCACACGAAGGCGTCCGGACGGCGCCCAGGATCACCGTCGGAGGATGCCGGCGCGTCCTCGTGGGCCGCGTCGCGGACGTCGATGGGTTCTTCGTACCGGCGGTCCACGAGCGACTCCTTCGGAGGGTGGGAGTGGGGTGGGGTGTGCGCTCTGGCCCTGCGAACGGGCGGGGTCGAGGCGCCTGATCACAGGGCCAGAGCCGCACGGCGGGTTCCGTCGAGGACCCGTCATTCGAACAGGTGTTCGATGAGAAGAAGGTATACCCCGGCGCCGACAGCCCGCAATCCCTCTGGTCCGCCGCCCACCGGCCCGCCTAGCATTCGTCCATGTCGCAGTCCGGCGCAGCCACCTCCCCGGGCGCGCCCGACCTCGGCGCCCACCCCGGCGTCCAGCGCGTCCTCGCGGCGCTCGCTGTCCACCACATCACCCCGGAGGTCATCACCCTGCCCGATGCCGTGCGCACGGCATCGGCCGCCGCGGCCGCGCTGGGCATCACGCCCGCCGAGATCGCGAACTCCTTGGTGTTCCGTGCCCACGCCGAGGACGGCACGGTCGGGCCCCTCCTGGTCCTCACCTCGGGAGCCCACAAGGTCGACCTCGTGAAGGTGGCCGAGCTGCTCGACGGAGTCGAGCGCATCGACCGCGCGGACGCCGACTTCGTCCGAGCCCAGACCGGTTTCGCCATCGGCGGTGTGGCGCCCGTCGGACACCTCCACGCCGTGCCCACGGTCGTCGACGTCTCGCTCAGCCGGTATCCCTACGTGTGGGCGGCCGCCGGCCACAGCCACACCGTGTTCCGGACCACCTACGAGGAGCTGCTCAGGATCACCGGGCCCCACAG includes these proteins:
- a CDS encoding carbohydrate ABC transporter permease yields the protein MSAVADRTSQPVENKPAKKSKGLNAGQGRRGLLLVTPTIIFLAVIIIYPLLKAIQLSFQKDAGLDPATGLFVEGGSAGVSNYTHWLLQRCGNVSCPPGTIGAQFYDALRVTLFFTVVSVVIEVLLGIWFAMIMNRDFKGRGLVRAAILVPWAIPTAVTAKLFYFMFAYDGIINHLIGIFGISPQLWTSDPWAAKFAIIIADVWKTTPFMALLILAGLQLIPGDVYEAAQIDGASKWQTFTKITLPLVKTPLMVAVLFRTLDVLRIYDLPAILTGGAGGTTSLSMLVIKQKNEGFHGASALSTIVFLLIAFAAFLFIQFGGADVIKRPPKSEKAAPTAPVNPVAANATTPGA
- a CDS encoding carbohydrate ABC transporter permease, whose protein sequence is MTTTTTTTTAPPASGRTEAQEIHFKSNRNAKIRMYIGLAVLVIWGLSPFYWMVVTAFRDVGYTFDNSAWPTHVTLDNFRTAFSTDRGNHFGAALVHSLIIGIAVTVVAMLVGVFASYALARLDFPAKYAVLGVILGASMFPGVALVSPLFQMFTDFGWMSGANYQALIIPDISFALPLTIYTLTAFLAEMPWELEESARIDGCTPGQAFRKIMLPLAAPGLFTTAILAFIASWNEYLLAQQFSTPQTQTVTVAIAQFTGAQPHQEPYTAVMAAGTIVTVPLIIMVLVFQRAIVSGLTAGGVKG
- a CDS encoding LacI family DNA-binding transcriptional regulator, giving the protein MSTISDVARVAGVSVATVSRALRGVDRVSPRTRDRVLEVAAELHYVASPAATSLVSGRTRGVAVVVPYFNRWFFATVVSGIEKALREDGHHVLLVDLEGHTFDTRLRITQNMLWKRADGVIILNIPPEAGERAILDRLGIPVVTVGNRQPGWPSVRIDDRQAMALATRHVIELGHTRIGYAGTVPASVTHLQTPLDRREAFGQVLRQYDLHCPPEWILECDWTAHDAALLSRPMLAAAERPTAVVAASDEIAFGVLSAARHLGLEVPRDLSVIGIDDHIHSETFDLTTVRQDVELQGRRAGALMLDTLHGRSASKDHDELHPVELVVRGSTAAPSRTTAAKPTRTPAPAI
- a CDS encoding ATP-binding cassette domain-containing protein, translated to MAEAHSPAQHQADSHDLIRVHGARVNNLKDISLEIPKRRLTVFTGVSGSGKSSLVFSTIAAESQRMINETYSAFVQGFMPTLARPDVDVLEGLTTAIIVDQQRLGSDPRSTVGTATDANAMLRILFSRLGQPHIGSAQAFSFNVASISGSGAVSMERAGRTTKERRSFSITGGMCSRCEGRGSVTDFDLSALYDDSLSLREGALTIPGYSMDGWFGRIFSGSGFFDMDKPIRKYTKKELHDLLYREPTKIKVEGINLTYEGLIPKIQKSMLAKDREAMQPHIRAFVERAITFTTCPDCDGTRLNDGARSSKIKGLNIADLCAMQISDLAGWVRDLDEPTVAPLVTGLRHLLDSFAEIGLGYLSLDRSSGTLSGGEAQRTKMIRHLGSSLTDVTYVFDEPTIGLHPHDIERMNVLLLQLRDKGNTVLVVEHKPEAIAIAEHVVDLGPGAGSAGGEVMFEGTVAGLRASGTVTGRHLDDRAALKPATRTPTGVLEVRGASTHNLREVDVDLPLGVLVVVTGVAGSGKSSLIHGSVSGRDGVVSVDQAGIKGSRRSNPATYTGLLDPIRKAFAKANGVKPALFSANSEGACPACNGAGVIYTDLAMMAGVATVCEECDGKRFLAEVLEYTFGGKDISEVLAMSVDEAREFFGAGEARTPAAHTLLTHLADVGLGYLRLGQPLTTLSGGERQRLKLATHLGETGGVYVLDEPTTGLHLADVEQLLGLLDRLVDSGKSVIVIEHHQAVMAHADWIIDLGPGAGHDGGRVVFEGTPAELVADRSTLTGQHLAAYVKG